The Ignatzschineria rhizosphaerae genome contains a region encoding:
- a CDS encoding TIGR03364 family FAD-dependent oxidoreductase, whose protein sequence is MKYDVAIVGSGILGLSHAYAAAEKGLKVLLLERDQMPRGASIQNFGFAMQLGQAPGEMLELAKTSREIWQHFAKEAQFDSFQQGSLLFARNELEASLLESFYETRGKSQYPCQLLTEKEIALLYQGQFSHFKRALHGTEDQVIYSREAILQLAKWIAEHPNVTAHYKTLVYEIDPDKGLLKSSQGNFTANHIFVCCGHDYQTLFAKEIAALNPIVCRLQMLRATPTHDIQLQHALFTGLSCLHYDAFAGLPEIKALQEKVVSETPLLDQYKIHLLITPTPYGDLIIGDSHDYHEEVLPFNNAKIDQLIQSLAEEVLEQKIMIKERWQGVYGAKGEEPISILTPSDKVSIVLMRTGLGMSVGPALGLKNISQYLNH, encoded by the coding sequence ATGAAATATGACGTTGCAATTGTCGGCAGTGGGATCTTAGGATTAAGTCATGCTTATGCCGCTGCTGAAAAGGGCTTAAAAGTCCTGCTTTTAGAAAGAGATCAGATGCCAAGAGGTGCATCAATTCAAAATTTTGGCTTTGCGATGCAGCTTGGGCAAGCCCCTGGTGAAATGTTGGAGCTCGCAAAAACAAGCCGAGAAATCTGGCAACATTTTGCAAAAGAGGCTCAATTTGATAGTTTTCAGCAGGGATCTCTACTTTTTGCTCGCAATGAGCTTGAGGCGAGCTTATTAGAATCATTTTATGAAACACGGGGAAAATCACAATATCCGTGCCAATTACTCACTGAAAAAGAGATTGCCCTTTTATATCAGGGGCAATTTTCCCACTTTAAACGCGCACTTCACGGCACGGAAGATCAAGTCATTTATTCAAGAGAAGCCATTTTACAACTCGCCAAATGGATCGCTGAGCACCCGAATGTTACGGCTCATTACAAAACGCTTGTTTATGAGATTGATCCTGATAAAGGTCTCTTAAAATCCTCTCAAGGAAATTTTACGGCCAATCACATCTTTGTCTGCTGCGGTCATGATTATCAAACACTCTTTGCTAAGGAGATTGCTGCGCTCAACCCTATTGTCTGCCGTTTACAGATGCTCCGCGCAACACCAACTCACGACATTCAGCTACAACATGCGCTTTTTACAGGATTAAGCTGCCTGCATTACGATGCCTTTGCCGGATTACCAGAAATCAAAGCCTTACAAGAAAAAGTCGTAAGTGAGACCCCACTTTTAGATCAATATAAAATCCACCTTCTCATAACCCCCACTCCTTATGGAGATCTTATTATAGGGGATTCTCACGATTATCACGAAGAAGTTCTCCCTTTTAATAATGCGAAGATCGACCAATTAATCCAATCATTAGCAGAAGAAGTACTCGAACAAAAAATCATGATAAAAGAGCGCTGGCAAGGTGTTTATGGGGCAAAAGGAGAAGAGCCTATCTCCATTCTTACACCAAGCGATAAGGTCTCTATCGTATTAATGCGTACAGGACTTGGTATGAGTGTGGGCCCTGCTTTAGGTTTAAAAAACATCTCCCAATATCTCAATCACTAA
- a CDS encoding AAA family ATPase, producing MRPLKLTLTAFGPYHETEIIDFEALKPYDLFVISGNTGAGKTSIFDGISYALFGGASGEDRKEATSLRSDFAPDELPTSAELLFSLRGKAYRVFRQLPYTKSGNKSQTPGKAELYEIDLESNDLFAEVSAVDRHITSEVDRKILELIGLNKAQFNQLVMLPQGEYQRFLTSSTNEKEAILRTVFNTEKYQTLITNLKMKRDAQNDRVIRLSGAQSQLLQSLFTQLPARDSLLFSYQKDENGLLKKEIPVINPHQALSGLAIEATYYEENLQKMADNITLKKHTIQDLQTTIAKAESINQAFTQLEATQQALQKAQAQEAVIQKARKSLELAEQAEPIAQPFETLTRLRADAKIAMTKLKTSEAELAQITQIAAEASKQHALEIAKEHQRSALSKEIIMLESNQPRVAALAKLQTEHQNFTTSYEDLSKQLAVQKGDIDTQANNRAAQTITLETTEKAAMPAFQLTNYLQKLSELKTILIAQDEKQVALIQAQEALINDQKLAETAQQQFDLISQNWLTNQAQLLAQSLQSGDPCPVCGSCEHPAIDGKFNALPHPADNESDQQALTQAQTTMIAANTQYQQSQLQVKQLSKELLKSQQQNADKYQEIQHFYQSEEADLLASFQFPKILENTDLIELNALITQVNEAKESSNKSHQMAIKQRMQLKVVETELTALREKFEKTQEAQRQLETTLTTKNAEIAAITAMIPKALQDVAVFQQNLDQQKKALSLLNSALDAALLAKTENDQKLAVLTNQVAHEKSAVDNLVNAGIEARKMLDLALIEAGFITKDDHGDITADKSAFIAARLMPSEMRMLRETIQHYDQQIEVLKQQIIILEAQLKDQTTTDLSKLKATLQEEETALQVLNESAISAKHALKTIKQATEKIQENAKSLEKERSYLQKIIEVHDLLRGDNPQKLSFERFILIAYFEQVIDAANLRLQQMTNGQFEFIRSENLASHGKQSGLDLDIYDAYTGEARDVKTLSGGEKFKASLSLSLGMADTIQSHQGGISIDTLFIDEGFGSLDEESLLQALDVLIDLQNSGKMIGVISHVEELKQTLPARIEVTKTKGGFSKTKIITQDSQ from the coding sequence ATGCGCCCGCTTAAACTTACGCTCACTGCTTTTGGTCCTTATCATGAAACTGAAATCATCGATTTTGAAGCACTCAAACCGTATGATCTTTTTGTTATCTCCGGCAATACCGGTGCTGGGAAAACTTCTATTTTTGATGGAATCTCTTATGCCCTATTTGGCGGCGCTAGTGGTGAAGATCGTAAAGAAGCAACTTCCCTTCGTAGCGATTTTGCGCCAGATGAATTACCCACATCAGCAGAACTCCTCTTTTCCCTTCGCGGAAAAGCTTACAGAGTCTTTCGTCAGCTTCCTTATACCAAGTCCGGCAATAAGAGCCAAACCCCAGGAAAAGCTGAACTTTATGAGATTGATTTAGAGAGTAATGATCTATTTGCGGAAGTGAGTGCCGTTGATCGGCATATTACCTCAGAAGTTGATCGTAAAATTTTAGAGCTTATCGGATTAAATAAAGCGCAGTTCAATCAACTTGTGATGCTGCCTCAAGGAGAGTATCAACGATTTCTCACCTCAAGCACGAATGAGAAAGAAGCCATTTTACGTACCGTTTTTAATACTGAGAAATATCAAACGCTCATTACAAATCTTAAAATGAAACGAGATGCACAAAATGATCGTGTTATTCGTCTAAGCGGCGCTCAATCACAACTCTTACAATCCCTTTTCACACAACTGCCGGCTCGAGATTCCTTACTCTTCTCTTATCAGAAAGATGAAAACGGACTTCTCAAAAAAGAAATCCCTGTCATCAATCCGCATCAAGCTTTAAGCGGTTTAGCCATTGAAGCGACTTATTATGAAGAAAATCTTCAAAAAATGGCTGATAACATCACTCTCAAAAAACACACAATTCAAGATCTTCAAACAACTATTGCAAAAGCTGAATCGATCAATCAAGCCTTTACCCAGTTAGAAGCTACCCAGCAAGCACTACAAAAAGCGCAAGCACAAGAAGCGGTCATTCAAAAAGCGCGAAAAAGTCTTGAGCTTGCCGAGCAAGCAGAGCCTATAGCACAGCCCTTTGAAACCCTCACTCGTTTGAGAGCAGATGCAAAAATTGCAATGACAAAGCTTAAAACAAGTGAAGCTGAGTTAGCCCAAATAACGCAAATAGCAGCAGAGGCGAGCAAACAACATGCGTTAGAGATCGCTAAAGAGCATCAAAGATCAGCACTCTCTAAAGAAATTATCATGCTAGAGAGCAATCAGCCACGAGTAGCAGCCTTGGCAAAACTTCAAACTGAACATCAAAATTTTACTACAAGCTATGAAGATTTAAGCAAACAACTTGCCGTACAAAAAGGGGATATTGATACCCAAGCTAACAATAGAGCTGCCCAGACTATTACGCTTGAAACAACAGAAAAAGCAGCAATGCCAGCATTTCAGCTCACAAACTACTTACAAAAGCTATCAGAATTAAAAACTATTTTAATAGCCCAGGATGAAAAACAAGTAGCTTTAATACAAGCACAAGAAGCGCTTATTAATGATCAAAAATTAGCAGAAACAGCACAACAGCAATTTGATCTCATTTCTCAAAATTGGCTGACAAATCAAGCCCAACTGTTAGCCCAATCACTACAATCTGGAGATCCTTGCCCTGTTTGCGGGAGCTGCGAACATCCCGCTATTGATGGCAAATTTAACGCATTACCCCATCCGGCAGATAATGAATCAGACCAACAAGCATTAACACAAGCACAAACAACAATGATTGCAGCCAATACACAATATCAGCAATCGCAATTACAAGTAAAACAGCTCTCTAAAGAGCTCCTTAAATCTCAGCAGCAAAACGCCGATAAGTATCAAGAGATTCAGCACTTTTACCAAAGTGAAGAGGCTGATTTATTAGCGTCTTTTCAGTTCCCGAAAATCCTTGAAAATACCGATTTAATCGAACTTAATGCATTAATAACTCAAGTTAACGAAGCAAAAGAGAGTTCCAACAAAAGTCATCAAATGGCTATTAAACAACGTATGCAGCTAAAAGTTGTGGAAACAGAACTCACAGCGCTACGAGAAAAGTTTGAGAAAACGCAAGAAGCTCAACGCCAACTAGAAACCACGCTCACTACTAAAAATGCTGAGATCGCCGCGATTACGGCAATGATTCCTAAGGCGCTACAAGATGTCGCGGTCTTTCAACAAAACTTAGATCAGCAAAAAAAAGCCCTATCTCTACTTAATAGCGCACTAGACGCAGCGCTACTTGCTAAAACGGAAAATGATCAAAAACTTGCGGTATTAACAAATCAAGTTGCGCATGAAAAATCAGCCGTTGATAATCTCGTTAATGCCGGCATTGAAGCTCGAAAAATGCTCGATTTAGCATTAATTGAGGCAGGATTTATCACAAAAGATGATCATGGCGACATCACTGCCGATAAATCAGCCTTTATTGCAGCAAGATTAATGCCATCTGAAATGCGTATGCTTAGAGAAACAATCCAACATTATGACCAACAAATTGAAGTTCTCAAACAACAAATAATTATCTTAGAAGCACAGCTTAAAGATCAAACCACGACTGATCTTTCTAAGCTTAAAGCAACGCTTCAAGAAGAAGAAACCGCCTTACAAGTACTTAATGAAAGCGCAATTTCTGCAAAGCATGCACTTAAAACTATTAAACAAGCTACTGAAAAAATCCAAGAAAATGCAAAATCATTGGAAAAAGAGCGCTCATACCTGCAAAAAATTATTGAAGTCCATGATCTTTTGCGAGGCGATAATCCACAAAAGCTCTCCTTTGAACGTTTTATCCTCATTGCGTACTTTGAACAAGTGATTGATGCGGCAAACCTTCGTTTGCAACAGATGACAAATGGTCAATTTGAGTTTATCCGCTCAGAAAATCTTGCTTCTCATGGCAAACAAAGTGGGCTTGATCTCGATATTTATGATGCTTATACGGGGGAGGCTCGTGATGTCAAAACCCTCTCCGGTGGAGAGAAATTTAAAGCCTCGCTCAGCCTTTCTCTTGGAATGGCAGATACTATTCAATCACACCAAGGAGGAATCTCTATTGATACACTCTTTATTGATGAAGGCTTTGGCTCTCTAGATGAAGAATCTTTACTTCAGGCTTTAGATGTTCTTATTGATCTACAAAACTCTGGCAAAATGATCGGCGTGATCTCCCATGTTGAAGAACTCAAGCAGACATTACCGGCAAGAATTGAAGTCACAAAAACTAAAGGTGGCTTTAGTAAAACAAAGATTATTACCCAAGATTCTCAATAA
- a CDS encoding exonuclease SbcCD subunit D — MKILHTADWHLGKLIHGIYMTEDQAYLLDLLIEYIEAEKPDLIIIAGDIYDRAIPPVEAVELLNHFLNRVALKLHIPIIAISGNHDSPKRLMFGSTFLQDKNCHLITTIDPNFTPIIFNDEYGEIHCYPIPYVEPAEIRALYQNPSITSHDAAFKALMKHLTPKLDPNARNILILHAFVIHSSTPEKLTSESERPLAIGGSEYISADYFKDFDYVALGHLHQAHKIKNETIRYSGSLLKYSLSEAHHEKGILQLHLPAKGDPIEIEKIVFTPKRDLREVRGTLKEMLTMPESQDYIFVTLLDETPVLQPMEQIRTVFPNAMHVRRDLQKSRSREEDQTKLKEIQTHDDLSLFQGFYQTLIEREASPETLAIFSKSLAELEQDTTSNILIKDQK; from the coding sequence ATGAAAATTCTTCACACAGCTGATTGGCATTTAGGAAAACTCATTCACGGTATTTATATGACTGAGGATCAAGCCTATCTGCTTGACCTTTTAATTGAGTATATCGAAGCTGAAAAACCTGACCTGATCATTATTGCCGGCGATATTTATGATCGTGCAATTCCGCCAGTGGAAGCTGTTGAGCTTTTAAATCATTTTCTCAACCGTGTTGCTTTAAAACTTCATATTCCGATTATCGCTATTAGCGGTAATCACGATAGCCCCAAGCGCCTGATGTTTGGAAGCACCTTCTTACAAGATAAAAACTGCCACCTCATCACAACAATAGATCCAAACTTTACGCCGATTATATTTAACGATGAATATGGTGAAATCCACTGCTACCCAATTCCTTATGTAGAACCTGCTGAAATTAGAGCGCTCTATCAAAACCCGAGCATCACAAGCCATGATGCGGCCTTTAAAGCGCTCATGAAGCATTTAACCCCAAAGCTTGATCCTAATGCTCGAAACATCCTTATTTTACATGCATTTGTCATTCACTCTTCAACGCCGGAAAAACTCACCTCAGAATCTGAAAGACCACTTGCTATTGGCGGCTCTGAGTATATCTCAGCCGATTACTTTAAAGACTTTGACTATGTCGCGCTTGGGCACCTTCATCAAGCCCATAAAATTAAGAATGAAACCATTCGCTATTCAGGCTCTTTACTTAAATACTCCCTCTCAGAGGCGCATCACGAAAAAGGAATTTTACAACTGCATTTGCCGGCAAAAGGGGACCCTATTGAGATCGAGAAGATTGTCTTTACCCCTAAACGGGATTTACGGGAAGTCAGAGGGACACTTAAAGAGATGCTAACAATGCCGGAAAGCCAAGATTATATCTTTGTCACCTTACTTGATGAAACTCCTGTACTTCAACCGATGGAACAAATTCGCACCGTTTTCCCCAATGCCATGCATGTTCGGCGCGACTTACAAAAATCAAGATCACGAGAAGAAGATCAAACAAAGCTTAAGGAGATTCAAACTCACGATGATCTCTCTTTATTTCAAGGTTTTTATCAGACGCTTATTGAGCGTGAAGCTAGCCCTGAAACTTTAGCAATCTTTAGCAAATCCCTTGCCGAGCTTGAGCAAGATACGACCAGTAACATCCTTATAAAAGACCAAAAATAG
- a CDS encoding GNAT family N-acetyltransferase translates to MKKIERNIFLQPISEQGEITLKRLESAEDILLAATLLSSCLAESNVLAGKALYLQTEKEIESFLTDISELYGVFEMETSKLIGILAVEEDSIERIAVAKAYQRKGIGQALMQFAHEKLGANYADVYIDNLPALHFFESCGLSMFDETTPEPGDLMAEDPYKIIHLMY, encoded by the coding sequence ATGAAAAAAATTGAGCGTAATATATTTTTACAACCTATAAGTGAGCAAGGAGAGATTACTTTAAAGCGATTAGAAAGCGCAGAAGATATCCTTTTAGCGGCAACGTTGTTAAGTTCTTGTTTAGCAGAAAGTAACGTATTAGCAGGTAAAGCGCTTTACCTGCAAACAGAAAAAGAGATTGAGAGCTTCTTAACAGATATTAGCGAGTTATATGGTGTTTTTGAAATGGAAACATCAAAGCTGATAGGCATATTAGCCGTTGAAGAAGATTCTATCGAAAGAATTGCCGTTGCTAAAGCGTATCAAAGAAAAGGAATTGGGCAGGCATTAATGCAATTTGCACATGAAAAGTTAGGGGCAAATTATGCCGATGTTTATATTGATAATCTACCAGCGTTACATTTTTTTGAAAGCTGTGGGTTATCGATGTTTGATGAAACAACGCCCGAACCTGGAGATTTGATGGCTGAAGATCCTTATAAGATCATTCATTTGATGTATTAA
- a CDS encoding MarR family winged helix-turn-helix transcriptional regulator, with translation MQKNSPQPRQDSSEKDLIDDIIQKWQATTISENSYIGTEIIGRMVRMNAFIQQRVEENLSRYDLNTGDFDLLAVLRREMEEGLTPRRIQELILVSSGGLSNRMTRLEARELITRLPDPNDRRGVIVQLTETGKTLIDIVAPSHLTLENELVAKLSTDEQTTLTLLLKKMLRTLEN, from the coding sequence ATGCAGAAAAACAGCCCACAACCTCGTCAAGACTCGTCTGAAAAAGATCTTATTGACGATATCATCCAAAAATGGCAAGCAACTACCATTTCTGAGAATTCTTATATAGGCACAGAAATTATCGGCCGAATGGTAAGAATGAATGCTTTTATTCAGCAGCGTGTAGAAGAAAACCTCTCACGCTATGATCTCAATACCGGTGATTTTGATCTTCTTGCGGTATTGCGCCGAGAAATGGAGGAAGGTCTAACGCCTAGAAGAATTCAAGAATTGATTTTAGTTTCTTCAGGCGGCCTCTCTAATCGTATGACACGGCTTGAAGCTCGAGAACTTATCACAAGGCTTCCTGATCCCAATGACCGCCGAGGCGTGATTGTTCAATTAACAGAAACAGGAAAAACACTGATCGACATCGTTGCGCCGAGCCATCTCACCTTAGAAAATGAGCTTGTAGCAAAACTATCGACTGATGAGCAAACGACGCTCACATTACTTTTAAAAAAAATGCTTCGTACTCTAGAAAACTAA
- the guaD gene encoding guanine deaminase: MSVIVNHPKTAIRGALLTFKKDPFFHPMAECFWYESDAIIVMENGKISVVGKADDILPTLGDISVKHYRDSLMMPGFIDSHVHYPQTQIIGAYGEQLIDWLNNYTFIAEQNFKDRAHADEVAEVFLREQRRNGVTASTIFCTVFPESVDAIFAEAEKYNMRIMAGKVCMDRYAPEALLDTPQKAYDESKALIEKWHKRGRAEYVITPRFAPTSTHEQLEMIGTLASEFPDTLIQSHVSENIKEIEWVKELFPKAKDYTDVYDQYGLLRDRAIYGHGVHLTEREFHILNERGSAVAHCPTSNFFLGSGAFNVHQAKSAHRPIKVGLATDLGAGTSFSILQTMNEAYKAAQLNGAPYSSLHTFYLATKGTAEALSLEDKIGALEVGMEADLVVLNLKSTPIIEYRMRYAQSLEETLFIQMTLGDDRAIAATYIAGKMVYEG, translated from the coding sequence ATGTCAGTCATAGTAAATCATCCTAAAACCGCGATTCGCGGGGCGCTGTTAACGTTTAAGAAAGATCCGTTTTTTCATCCGATGGCGGAGTGTTTCTGGTATGAGTCAGATGCCATTATTGTGATGGAGAATGGGAAAATTAGTGTTGTTGGAAAAGCGGATGATATTTTGCCAACTCTTGGCGATATTTCTGTAAAACATTATCGAGATAGCCTGATGATGCCGGGATTCATTGATAGCCATGTCCATTATCCTCAAACGCAAATTATTGGCGCCTATGGTGAGCAGTTGATCGATTGGCTCAATAACTATACCTTTATTGCAGAGCAAAACTTTAAAGATAGAGCGCACGCGGATGAAGTTGCAGAAGTTTTTTTAAGAGAGCAGCGCCGAAATGGTGTTACGGCATCGACCATTTTTTGTACGGTTTTCCCTGAATCCGTAGATGCCATTTTTGCAGAAGCCGAAAAGTATAATATGCGTATCATGGCCGGCAAAGTCTGTATGGATAGATATGCGCCAGAAGCGTTACTTGATACACCGCAAAAAGCGTATGATGAATCAAAAGCATTGATTGAAAAATGGCATAAAAGAGGGCGAGCAGAGTATGTGATTACCCCAAGATTTGCCCCAACATCAACGCATGAGCAGTTAGAGATGATCGGCACTTTAGCCTCTGAGTTTCCAGATACGCTGATTCAATCCCATGTTTCAGAGAATATAAAAGAGATTGAATGGGTCAAAGAGCTGTTTCCAAAGGCGAAAGATTATACCGATGTTTATGATCAATATGGACTATTAAGAGATCGTGCAATCTATGGCCATGGCGTGCATTTAACAGAGCGAGAATTTCATATCTTAAATGAGAGGGGCTCTGCTGTGGCGCATTGCCCAACATCTAACTTTTTTTTAGGTTCTGGCGCGTTTAATGTCCATCAAGCAAAAAGCGCTCATCGCCCCATAAAGGTAGGGCTTGCCACAGATTTAGGCGCTGGCACAAGTTTCTCTATTTTACAAACAATGAATGAAGCCTATAAAGCAGCACAATTGAATGGTGCGCCTTACTCATCACTTCATACTTTCTATTTAGCGACAAAGGGCACAGCAGAAGCGCTATCATTAGAAGATAAGATTGGCGCATTAGAAGTTGGCATGGAGGCAGATTTAGTTGTACTTAATTTGAAATCAACGCCCATTATTGAATATCGAATGAGGTATGCACAAAGTTTAGAGGAAACGCTATTTATTCAGATGACGTTAGGAGATGATCGGGCGATTGCGGCAACCTATATTGCCGGGAAAATGGTTTATGAAGGGTAA
- a CDS encoding DksA/TraR family C4-type zinc finger protein produces MASGWAKDGAEQEQIDATVDDAIARIKSQIKQGESAIHCEECDALIPEARRIAVPGVTLCIQCQEAFDKKQKAFSGYNRRGSKDSQLR; encoded by the coding sequence ATGGCAAGTGGTTGGGCAAAAGATGGTGCTGAGCAAGAACAGATTGATGCAACCGTTGATGATGCTATTGCAAGAATTAAAAGCCAAATCAAACAAGGAGAGAGCGCTATCCACTGCGAAGAATGTGATGCGCTTATCCCTGAAGCAAGAAGAATAGCGGTACCCGGCGTAACACTTTGCATTCAATGCCAAGAAGCTTTTGATAAGAAGCAGAAGGCATTTAGTGGTTATAACCGAAGAGGCAGTAAAGATAGCCAATTAAGGTGA
- a CDS encoding bleomycin resistance protein, translating into MVENQKALYWNKMVPELIVSNLQESLAFWVNLIGFEVMYQSEEERFVYLDLLGAQVMLEEMQPEQWVTGELEKPLGRGINFQIEVPAVKPILERLERENYPLFDALEERWYQANDLQHGQRQFLVQDPDGYLLRLVEVLGEVSV; encoded by the coding sequence ATGGTAGAGAATCAGAAAGCACTTTATTGGAATAAGATGGTGCCGGAACTAATAGTGAGTAACTTACAAGAGAGTTTGGCATTTTGGGTGAATCTGATCGGTTTTGAAGTGATGTATCAAAGTGAAGAGGAGCGCTTTGTCTATTTAGATCTATTGGGCGCACAAGTTATGCTAGAAGAGATGCAGCCAGAACAATGGGTTACTGGGGAATTAGAGAAGCCTTTAGGGCGAGGTATTAACTTTCAAATAGAAGTGCCGGCAGTTAAACCTATTTTAGAACGGCTTGAAAGAGAAAATTATCCCTTATTTGATGCTTTAGAAGAGCGTTGGTATCAAGCCAATGATCTTCAGCATGGACAGCGGCAATTTTTAGTTCAAGATCCTGATGGGTATTTATTACGATTAGTCGAGGTATTAGGCGAGGTTAGCGTTTAA
- a CDS encoding O-acetylhomoserine aminocarboxypropyltransferase/cysteine synthase family protein — translation MTTQNWSFDTLQLHAGQVVDETRSRAVPIYQTSSYVFDDSQHAADLFGLAKPGNIYTRIMNPTTDVLEKRIAALEGGVGGLATSSGMAAILYSVLNVATPGDEIITLSTIYGGTYTLFNNRLQSQFGIKVHFIEPEDFAGLEAAINEKTKAIFFESIGNPDINIPNIEKIVAIAEKHQIVTIVDNTFGTPYLINLKSYGVNVVVHSLTKYIGGHGTSIGGGIVDNGNFKFKDNPRYPGFNTPDAAYHGLQYADLGELAYILKCRVELLRDTGACISPFNAFLILLGLETLSLRVERMTESALKVAKHLENHPHVAWVKHPGLKSSEYYERAQQYFPKGVGAIFTFGVKGGKEASIKFIDSLEIFSLLANVADAKSLVIHPAGTTHSQLDEEGLKKAGVLPELIRLSIGLEDVNDLIKDIDQALEKSQQ, via the coding sequence ATGACTACCCAAAACTGGAGTTTTGATACTCTACAGCTTCATGCCGGCCAAGTGGTTGACGAAACCCGTTCTAGAGCCGTTCCAATCTACCAAACCTCAAGTTACGTTTTTGATGATTCACAGCATGCAGCAGATCTCTTTGGTCTTGCTAAGCCTGGGAATATTTATACGCGTATTATGAATCCAACAACAGATGTGTTAGAGAAGCGTATTGCAGCGCTCGAAGGTGGTGTTGGTGGGCTTGCAACAAGTTCAGGAATGGCGGCAATTTTATATTCAGTCTTAAACGTGGCAACCCCAGGCGATGAGATCATTACTCTTAGTACCATTTATGGTGGTACTTACACACTTTTTAATAATCGTCTTCAATCTCAATTTGGAATCAAGGTACACTTCATTGAGCCAGAAGATTTTGCCGGCCTAGAAGCGGCAATTAACGAGAAAACAAAGGCGATCTTCTTTGAGAGTATCGGCAATCCCGATATTAATATTCCTAATATTGAAAAAATTGTCGCCATTGCAGAGAAGCATCAAATCGTGACAATTGTGGATAATACCTTTGGCACGCCTTACTTAATTAACCTTAAAAGCTATGGCGTGAATGTTGTTGTACATTCTTTGACAAAATATATCGGTGGTCACGGGACCTCTATTGGTGGCGGTATTGTCGATAATGGAAACTTTAAGTTTAAAGATAACCCTCGTTATCCAGGCTTTAATACGCCAGATGCAGCTTATCATGGCTTGCAATACGCAGATCTTGGGGAGCTTGCTTATATCCTTAAATGCCGCGTGGAATTGCTTCGTGATACAGGCGCGTGTATTAGCCCATTTAATGCCTTTTTAATTTTATTAGGGTTAGAAACGTTAAGCCTTCGTGTTGAAAGAATGACGGAATCTGCACTTAAAGTAGCAAAGCATCTAGAGAATCATCCGCATGTTGCATGGGTGAAGCACCCAGGGCTTAAATCGAGTGAGTATTATGAGCGTGCACAGCAATATTTCCCGAAAGGTGTTGGGGCAATTTTTACCTTTGGTGTGAAAGGTGGGAAAGAGGCGAGCATTAAATTTATTGATAGTCTTGAGATCTTCTCATTGCTAGCAAATGTAGCTGATGCGAAGAGTCTTGTGATTCATCCTGCGGGAACTACACATTCTCAATTAGATGAGGAAGGATTGAAAAAAGCAGGTGTCTTGCCGGAGCTTATTCGTCTTTCAATTGGCTTAGAAGATGTAAATGACCTGATTAAAGATATTGATCAAGCTCTAGAAAAATCACAACAATAA